The genomic segment TTCTGTTTGAATGTAAGCTTAATATTATAAAATCGCCCGCCTTACCTGCCGCCGGGGCGCTGATCGCCTCGATCGCAGGGGCATAGACGCCAATCGCAGCCGACGCTGTCGAAAACTAGCCATTGCCCGTCGCAGAACGCCGTAGAACAAACCGTCATGCAGCTGTCGTCCGGACTATCCGAGTCACCTTCGAGCCGTCAAAATCAAATCCCCCATTCGCTATAGGCATAAAGACATAATCGGATCGGGACCCGCCAATATGAAGCCCGAAGATGTAAAAAACCATCCCGACTCATGTCAGAAAATGTAGAATCAACTCGAGCAGTATACATTCTATCAGGCACCTCTAAACAAGCTCTGAACATTTCCATAAATAAGCGCTTGAAATACAAAAAAACTTGCCCGCACGTTTGGCAGGCAAGCTAATCCATCTATTAAATACAACATTCAGCCGAAGCTGTCACGGCCCGGCAGCTTCCACGGTTACTTCCCAAGCAGCGCCCTCGTCACCACCTTCTGAACGCAGCCGATGAACCGCTGCAGCTTCCAGGCCGAGTCGGAAGCCGCAACGACCGACAGGCCGTAGCGATACGTGAGCGATGCGCCTGCGTACAGTCCCAGCTCGCGAATCTCCTTTTCCTCGAGCGTCTCCCGAACCACTTCCAGCAGCGACGGCGTTACCCGATCCGAAAAAACGTAAAAAGTGCTCAAATGGCTGTAATCTCCCCAGCCTCCTTGCGCTGCTATCCGTTGCAATCGCGGACGGACGAGCTGCCGCTGATGATAAATAATCTCGTCCTCATAATATACGGACAGGCGGTTGTCCAGGGATTCGAATTGAAAAGCTTCTCCCCGCAGCGTTCTGCCCGGACATACGACCTCGCCTTGCATCCAAACGGCGCCCGGCGCCAGATCGACGACGGTTCGGTTCTCGTAGACGGCGTCCCTATAGAGCATAAGCGGCTGCATCAT from the Cohnella hashimotonis genome contains:
- a CDS encoding urease accessory protein UreD gives rise to the protein MASSIVTADQEKARVAVLAASASLREGATILAGRYCTSPIKIAKTFSQDRALFVMVMDASPGMLAGDRYELQWEAGTDTHLILTNQGFTKVHPCEPGQFASTHTRYRVGTGACVEAMMQPLMLYRDAVYENRTVVDLAPGAVWMQGEVVCPGRTLRGEAFQFESLDNRLSVYYEDEIIYHQRQLVRPRLQRIAAQGGWGDYSHLSTFYVFSDRVTPSLLEVVRETLEEKEIRELGLYAGASLTYRYGLSVVAASDSAWKLQRFIGCVQKVVTRALLGK